From Burkholderia sp. WP9, a single genomic window includes:
- a CDS encoding zinc-binding alcohol dehydrogenase family protein: MLTVICETPGKLSAQERPKPETGKNDVLLRVKRVGVCGTDLHIFTGNQPYLAYPRVMGHELSGIVEQAPPHSGLVAGDQVFVMPYLSCGQCIACRRGKTNCCVNIQVLGVHRDGAFTEYLSVPAQFVHKAEGITLDQAAMVEFLAIGAHAVRRGDVKQGERVLVVGAGPIGMAVLTFCKLRGATVTVLDTRADRLDFCVKHLGAAAAVQIGDGDHAQLSEQTDGDFFDVVFDATGNPKAMERGFQFIAHGGRYVLVSIVADTITFSDPEFHKRETTLLGSRNATLEDFETVIKAMRAGHIPDRALNTHRLALADVPAQFATLLDPAGGVVKAIVEC; encoded by the coding sequence ATGCTTACGGTAATATGCGAGACGCCAGGAAAGCTGAGCGCACAGGAAAGGCCTAAACCCGAAACGGGAAAAAACGACGTGCTCTTACGCGTCAAGCGTGTTGGCGTATGCGGTACGGACTTGCATATTTTCACGGGAAATCAGCCTTATCTGGCCTATCCGCGCGTGATGGGCCATGAGTTGTCCGGCATCGTCGAACAGGCGCCGCCCCACAGCGGACTCGTTGCTGGCGATCAGGTCTTCGTGATGCCGTATCTGTCGTGCGGCCAATGCATTGCGTGCCGCCGCGGCAAGACCAATTGCTGCGTGAATATCCAGGTGTTGGGCGTGCATCGAGACGGTGCGTTCACCGAGTACCTGAGCGTTCCCGCGCAGTTCGTTCACAAGGCCGAAGGCATCACGCTCGATCAGGCGGCCATGGTCGAATTCCTTGCGATCGGCGCGCATGCGGTCAGGCGTGGCGACGTGAAGCAGGGTGAACGCGTGCTCGTAGTCGGCGCGGGGCCGATCGGCATGGCGGTTCTTACCTTCTGCAAACTGCGCGGTGCGACGGTGACCGTCCTCGATACGCGTGCGGACCGGCTAGATTTCTGCGTCAAACATCTAGGCGCCGCCGCAGCCGTGCAGATTGGCGACGGCGATCACGCGCAATTGTCGGAACAGACAGACGGCGACTTCTTTGATGTGGTGTTCGACGCAACCGGAAACCCCAAAGCAATGGAACGCGGCTTCCAGTTCATCGCCCATGGCGGCCGGTACGTTCTGGTTTCCATCGTGGCTGACACGATCACTTTTTCGGACCCGGAATTCCACAAGCGCGAAACCACCCTACTCGGCAGCCGTAACGCTACACTCGAGGACTTCGAAACCGTCATCAAGGCCATGCGGGCAGGCCATATCCCGGACCGCGCACTGAATACGCATCGACTTGCGTTAGCCGATGTCCCCGCTCAATTTGCGACACTGCTCGATCCTGCCGGCGGTGTCGTCAAAGCTATTGTGGAATGTTAG
- a CDS encoding D-mannonate oxidoreductase: MRPSHEEAPTLAAPLTQPILQFGTSRFLQAHVDLFVSEALESGQPGAAPGGIAVVQTTESADSAARVAALANGRGYPVHIRGLHSGRLIDVTLTGRAIRQAVHVRRDWARIRQTICGPVQIVVSNTGDQGYQLDERDNASDFADPSRVPHSFPARLLSLLHTRWQNHPEAPLSLFPCELIEKNGEVLRGIAVELALRWQMPEEFIRYLIDHCVWANSLVDRIVSEPIRPVGAIAEPYALWAIEQQPRLQIPCVHPSIVLTQNLQHFERRKLFLLNLGHTFLAERWLREARATDETVCAAMNDPVLRAELETVWQQEVLPVFDLLGEGDDALAYVAQVRERLLNPFLAHRLADIAQNHAQKKQRRIAPLLALAASLMRATGTIVDQPLLTEMMAGDI; the protein is encoded by the coding sequence ATGCGCCCTTCGCATGAGGAAGCACCAACCCTTGCCGCACCGCTCACGCAACCCATTCTGCAATTTGGCACAAGTCGTTTCCTTCAGGCACATGTCGATTTATTCGTCTCAGAGGCGCTCGAGTCGGGCCAACCAGGTGCGGCGCCAGGCGGCATTGCCGTAGTTCAGACCACAGAGAGCGCCGACAGCGCCGCGCGCGTCGCCGCGCTCGCGAACGGTCGCGGCTATCCGGTTCATATACGTGGACTGCATTCGGGCCGATTGATTGACGTAACACTCACAGGACGGGCGATTCGCCAGGCGGTACATGTGCGCAGGGATTGGGCGCGGATCCGCCAGACGATCTGCGGTCCGGTGCAGATCGTTGTCTCGAACACTGGGGACCAAGGCTATCAACTCGATGAACGCGATAACGCCAGCGATTTCGCGGACCCGAGCCGCGTACCACACAGTTTTCCTGCCAGACTGCTGTCCTTGTTGCACACTCGGTGGCAAAACCACCCCGAGGCGCCGCTATCACTCTTTCCCTGCGAGCTGATCGAAAAAAACGGCGAAGTGTTAAGAGGCATCGCCGTGGAATTGGCGTTGCGGTGGCAGATGCCCGAAGAATTCATCCGCTATCTGATTGACCATTGCGTATGGGCCAATTCGCTGGTCGACAGGATCGTGTCAGAGCCGATCCGGCCTGTGGGCGCGATCGCGGAACCGTATGCACTGTGGGCGATAGAACAGCAGCCACGGCTGCAGATACCGTGCGTACACCCTTCGATCGTGCTCACTCAGAATCTCCAGCATTTCGAGCGGCGCAAGCTGTTCCTGCTGAATCTCGGGCATACCTTTCTTGCCGAGCGCTGGTTACGCGAAGCTCGCGCAACTGACGAGACAGTCTGCGCTGCGATGAACGACCCTGTCCTACGCGCGGAACTCGAGACGGTCTGGCAACAGGAGGTCTTGCCGGTATTCGATCTCCTCGGTGAAGGAGATGATGCGTTGGCCTACGTCGCGCAGGTCCGCGAACGCTTGCTGAATCCTTTTCTCGCGCACCGCCTCGCCGATATTGCACAGAATCACGCGCAGAAGAAGCAGCGTCGGATTGCCCCATTGTTGGCGTTGGCGGCCTCCCTGATGCGAGCTACAGGCACGATAGTCGATCAACCACTTCTTACAGAAATGATGGCTGGCGACATCTGA
- a CDS encoding 4-hydroxythreonine-4-phosphate dehydrogenase, with protein MLQVVATSREAELESIRAALKIGVDYLLGGRHVEDALLLLRGSQLRYFPFAGRTVAHPTVLQGKMDEIVEDARRIASISGVHGLDLLVYRFAGEGDPAELTRHVVEAVDVPVIAAGSIDSETRVKAMIHADTWGFTVGSALLRKPSSIAACPPRSIRSSKNRGRDLMTGDHSLTSR; from the coding sequence ATGCTCCAAGTCGTGGCGACGAGCCGCGAGGCCGAACTGGAATCGATCCGGGCCGCGCTCAAGATCGGCGTCGACTATCTGCTCGGAGGCCGTCACGTCGAAGACGCGCTGTTGCTTCTGCGCGGCTCGCAGTTGCGGTATTTCCCGTTCGCGGGTCGCACTGTCGCGCATCCGACCGTGCTTCAAGGAAAGATGGACGAAATCGTCGAGGACGCGCGCCGCATCGCATCGATTTCCGGTGTGCACGGGCTGGACCTGCTTGTGTATCGCTTCGCAGGCGAGGGCGATCCGGCCGAACTGACGAGGCACGTCGTCGAGGCCGTCGACGTGCCTGTCATTGCCGCAGGCAGCATCGACAGCGAAACGCGCGTGAAGGCGATGATTCATGCAGACACTTGGGGCTTCACCGTCGGCAGCGCGCTGTTACGCAAGCCTTCGTCGATCGCCGCCTGTCCGCCCAGATCGATACGATCTTCAAAAAATCGAGGGCGCGACCTGATGACGGGCGACCACAGCCTCACTTCGCGGTAA
- a CDS encoding Lrp/AsnC ligand binding domain-containing protein: MKTDCTLDRLDLRILAELQMRGRMTNVELSDAVGLSPSPCLTRVRRLETAGFIVGYGAVLKIEKLGDIQIVFAKITLADHRREDFVRFIDAIRDIDEIMECHHATGGYDYLIKFVTRDIAHYHSVIEALLERDVGIQTYFSYVIVESPIVKRRYRLEALFTAK; this comes from the coding sequence ATGAAAACGGATTGCACACTCGACCGGCTGGACTTGCGCATTCTCGCCGAGCTGCAAATGCGTGGCCGCATGACCAACGTGGAACTGTCCGACGCCGTTGGACTGTCGCCCAGCCCGTGCCTCACGCGCGTCAGGCGGCTCGAGACGGCCGGGTTCATCGTGGGTTACGGGGCGGTGTTGAAGATCGAGAAGCTCGGCGACATCCAGATCGTGTTCGCCAAGATCACGCTCGCGGACCACCGCCGCGAAGACTTCGTGCGTTTTATCGACGCCATTCGCGACATCGACGAGATCATGGAGTGCCATCACGCGACGGGCGGCTACGACTATCTGATCAAGTTCGTGACACGCGACATCGCGCACTACCACAGCGTGATCGAGGCGCTGCTCGAGCGCGACGTCGGCATCCAGACGTACTTCAGCTACGTGATCGTCGAATCGCCCATCGTCAAGCGGCGCTATCGTCTCGAGGCGCTCTTTACCGCGAAGTGA
- a CDS encoding haloacid dehalogenase type II, producing MIDFEPKFITFDCYGTLVNFRMAEMAREIYGNRLHGDALENFVKLFAAYRRDEVLGAWKPYRQVVLNAVRRTCERTGVTFAESEAEKFYLAVPTWGPHPDVPEGLSRLAKKYKLVGLTNADNSQIASNIEKLGAPFHAVITAEDAQAYKPRMQGFEYMFKKLDVQPHEILHVSSSPRYDLMTAHDLGIVHKAHVLRGHEPEAPEYGYTAVKSIVELAEQLGL from the coding sequence ATGATCGACTTCGAGCCAAAATTTATCACGTTCGACTGCTACGGCACCCTTGTCAACTTTCGCATGGCCGAAATGGCGCGCGAAATCTACGGGAACCGCCTTCACGGGGACGCGCTGGAGAACTTCGTCAAGCTGTTCGCCGCCTATCGCCGCGACGAAGTGCTCGGCGCCTGGAAACCCTACCGCCAGGTCGTCCTGAACGCCGTGCGCCGCACCTGCGAACGAACTGGCGTAACGTTCGCCGAAAGCGAGGCCGAAAAATTCTACCTGGCAGTGCCGACGTGGGGACCGCATCCGGACGTCCCCGAAGGTCTCTCGCGCCTCGCGAAGAAATACAAGCTGGTGGGCCTCACCAACGCGGACAACTCGCAGATCGCGAGCAACATCGAAAAGCTCGGGGCTCCGTTTCACGCCGTCATCACGGCCGAAGATGCCCAGGCCTACAAGCCGCGTATGCAAGGCTTCGAATACATGTTCAAGAAGCTTGACGTGCAGCCTCACGAAATCCTGCACGTCTCGTCGAGCCCGCGCTACGACCTGATGACAGCGCACGATCTCGGCATCGTGCACAAGGCGCACGTGCTGCGCGGCCACGAACCCGAAGCGCCGGAATACGGTTATACGGCCGTCAAGAGTATCGTCGAATTGGCCGAGCAGCTTGGCCTGTAA
- a CDS encoding phosphotransferase, which yields MFDGGQGFASRDRCDVCPQVDSASETSSSTAVHPSRVALPMFTPSTSASLCTTSSVALDTLLASGLSVSFPRLNAFDALAIMRRVYGIDGAATRFATEKDDTFRIDASDGARYVLKVSNPGETAEELDLQVAAMRHVAAVAPDLPVPRVLPGIGGRFVVPVGSPPQPPRTARLYSYLEGLPLDALHGIAVDHCEIGTVLARLQRAMASFRHPHQHRVLAWDVKHLASLAGLQTHIADPSHRSLIGEAFARFAEIEPTLRHCPAQVVHNDFNRSNIVATPGGRSFVSGIIDFGDTVHTAVAIDVATAVMNQFPMDFDADGPHDLFDQARELLRGYLVHAQLSADELRLIPHLAMARVAARALLTSWRAMLFPENEAYILRFTRPGWEHLRWLAQRDPETVSNALL from the coding sequence GTGTTCGACGGCGGCCAGGGATTCGCATCGCGCGACCGATGTGACGTCTGTCCGCAGGTCGACAGCGCGTCGGAAACGTCCAGCTCTACTGCAGTCCACCCTTCTCGCGTCGCATTGCCCATGTTCACGCCCAGCACTTCCGCAAGCTTATGCACAACGTCCTCCGTTGCGCTGGATACCCTGTTGGCGAGCGGCCTGTCGGTTAGCTTCCCACGCTTGAATGCATTCGACGCGCTCGCGATCATGCGCCGTGTCTATGGCATCGATGGCGCGGCGACACGATTTGCCACCGAGAAGGACGACACATTCCGCATCGACGCAAGCGACGGCGCGCGGTACGTACTGAAAGTCTCGAATCCCGGCGAGACGGCCGAAGAGCTCGATTTGCAGGTCGCTGCGATGCGCCACGTTGCCGCCGTCGCGCCCGACTTGCCGGTGCCACGCGTGCTGCCGGGTATCGGCGGACGATTCGTCGTACCCGTGGGGTCACCCCCGCAGCCGCCTCGTACGGCGAGGCTCTATAGCTATCTCGAAGGTCTGCCGCTGGACGCACTGCACGGCATCGCGGTCGATCATTGCGAGATCGGTACGGTGCTGGCGCGGCTGCAACGGGCCATGGCCAGTTTTCGCCATCCGCACCAGCACCGCGTGCTCGCCTGGGACGTGAAGCATCTGGCAAGTCTCGCGGGCTTGCAGACCCATATCGCCGATCCCTCGCATCGTTCCCTCATCGGGGAGGCGTTCGCGCGCTTCGCCGAGATCGAGCCGACACTGCGCCACTGTCCCGCGCAAGTCGTACACAACGACTTCAACCGCTCGAACATCGTCGCGACCCCGGGCGGCCGGAGCTTCGTCAGCGGAATCATCGACTTCGGCGACACTGTGCATACCGCGGTAGCGATCGACGTGGCCACGGCGGTCATGAACCAGTTCCCGATGGACTTCGATGCCGACGGCCCGCACGACCTCTTCGATCAGGCCCGCGAACTCCTGCGCGGCTATCTCGTCCATGCGCAACTGAGCGCCGACGAATTGCGCCTGATTCCGCACCTCGCCATGGCGCGCGTCGCGGCGCGGGCCTTACTCACGTCATGGCGAGCGATGCTGTTTCCGGAGAACGAAGCGTACATCCTGCGTTTCACCCGGCCCGGATGGGAGCATCTGCGCTGGTTAGCGCAGCGCGACCCCGAGACGGTTTCCAACGCCTTGCTCTAG
- a CDS encoding aspartate aminotransferase family protein: MNTTSTSQPAAHTEALGTSKTHDALRGDMPNGFDPASLDHLDAAAQRHIARRLRLLSPSYRLFYAEPVKIVRGEKVYLYDDQGNDYLDAYNNVVCVGHANPRIVDAVTRQLSTLCTHTRYMQEPILDYAEDLLSTFNTSIRAGQMMFTCTGSEANDLATRIAMQYTGKTGVIVTSEAYHGNSHLTSSFSPSLGRRALLGPYVRTVPAPDSYRMTPSEIGQRMAGQVEMQIEDIRRHGGGLAAFIADSFFSSDGVFAHPTDVLAPVAEVVRRAGGLFIADEVQSGFGRSGTHMWGHERHGVVPDIVTLGKPMGNGYPVAGLVVRPEVVAGFGQDMRYFNTFGGNSVAIAAAQATLDVLRDEHVLDNAQRVGAILLEGLNTLARKYECIGDVRGTGLYFGVEIVHDRAKKDTDIATALKIVNGLRQRRVLISATGPDASVLKIRPPLVFGANDADRLLTELDTVLAAL; the protein is encoded by the coding sequence ATGAATACCACCTCCACGTCGCAGCCGGCCGCTCATACCGAGGCCCTCGGTACCAGCAAAACCCACGACGCACTGCGCGGCGACATGCCGAACGGCTTCGATCCGGCGTCGCTCGACCACCTCGACGCCGCCGCGCAACGGCACATCGCGCGTCGCTTAAGGCTGCTCAGTCCGTCGTATCGATTGTTCTACGCCGAGCCCGTCAAAATCGTGCGCGGCGAGAAGGTCTATCTGTACGACGACCAGGGCAACGACTATCTCGATGCCTACAACAACGTTGTCTGCGTCGGGCATGCCAATCCGCGCATCGTCGATGCCGTCACCCGCCAGCTCTCGACGCTCTGCACGCATACCCGCTATATGCAGGAGCCGATCCTCGACTACGCCGAGGACCTGCTCTCGACGTTCAACACGTCGATCCGCGCAGGCCAGATGATGTTCACCTGCACCGGCTCCGAGGCCAACGACCTGGCCACGCGCATCGCGATGCAGTACACCGGCAAGACCGGCGTGATCGTGACCAGCGAGGCCTATCACGGCAACTCACACCTGACCTCGAGCTTTTCACCGTCGCTGGGTCGGAGGGCCTTGCTGGGTCCCTACGTGCGCACGGTGCCGGCTCCCGACTCGTACAGGATGACGCCTTCGGAGATCGGCCAGCGCATGGCCGGACAGGTTGAGATGCAGATTGAGGACATCCGACGTCACGGCGGCGGTCTGGCTGCGTTCATCGCCGATTCGTTCTTCTCGTCGGATGGCGTGTTCGCCCACCCGACCGATGTACTCGCACCGGTAGCCGAGGTGGTGCGCCGCGCCGGCGGGCTGTTCATCGCGGACGAGGTGCAGTCCGGCTTCGGGCGCAGCGGTACGCATATGTGGGGGCATGAGCGCCATGGAGTCGTGCCCGACATTGTCACGCTCGGCAAACCGATGGGCAACGGCTATCCGGTTGCGGGCCTGGTCGTGCGCCCCGAAGTCGTCGCAGGCTTCGGGCAGGACATGCGCTACTTCAACACCTTCGGCGGCAATTCGGTCGCGATCGCGGCCGCGCAGGCCACGCTCGACGTGCTGCGCGACGAGCACGTGCTCGACAACGCGCAGCGGGTCGGCGCGATCCTGCTCGAGGGCTTGAACACACTGGCAAGGAAATACGAATGCATCGGCGACGTGCGCGGCACGGGCCTGTATTTCGGCGTCGAGATCGTGCACGATCGCGCGAAGAAGGACACCGACATCGCGACGGCGCTCAAGATCGTCAACGGCTTGCGCCAGCGGCGCGTGCTGATTTCCGCGACCGGGCCGGACGCGAGTGTGCTGAAGATCCGCCCGCCGCTGGTCTTTGGCGCTAACGATGCCGACCGCCTGTTGACGGAGTTGGACACGGTGCTTGCCGCACTGTGA
- a CDS encoding cupin domain-containing protein, producing the protein MTAVFVLHRADGAPASTAFRRGAFGQNDPFARNREIAWEGPDAMATGRVSFIGELDVASFPHIETIVVMEGSLTLEAAGMAPLVLGPQEGAVIGKGTALRFRARARSLFVFCAAACRRPTKTGLVPLRAQADFKPSATLPAEVLLGPAPECRSDNVFTDDDAQYKAGTWDSTPYHRIVRPHRVNEFMHLLAGGVRFAAPDGSVLSLGAGDALFVPQGASVGWESSERVAKFYVTQTVEAVISSTFRKLNE; encoded by the coding sequence GTGACCGCAGTATTCGTATTGCACCGCGCCGACGGTGCGCCTGCTTCGACCGCCTTCCGCAGGGGAGCTTTCGGCCAGAACGATCCGTTCGCACGTAATCGCGAGATCGCGTGGGAAGGACCGGACGCGATGGCCACCGGCCGCGTCAGCTTCATCGGCGAGCTCGACGTGGCGAGTTTTCCCCACATCGAAACGATCGTCGTCATGGAAGGCTCGCTCACACTGGAAGCGGCCGGCATGGCGCCGCTGGTGCTGGGCCCGCAAGAGGGTGCGGTGATCGGCAAGGGTACTGCGCTTCGCTTCAGGGCGCGAGCGCGCTCGCTTTTCGTGTTCTGCGCCGCGGCTTGCAGGAGGCCGACAAAGACAGGCCTCGTCCCGTTGCGCGCGCAAGCCGACTTCAAGCCATCTGCAACGCTTCCTGCAGAGGTACTACTGGGCCCGGCTCCCGAATGCCGTAGCGACAACGTGTTCACCGACGACGACGCGCAATACAAAGCGGGTACATGGGATTCGACGCCTTACCATCGGATCGTCCGCCCGCATCGCGTCAACGAGTTCATGCATCTCCTCGCCGGCGGCGTGCGATTCGCCGCGCCTGACGGCAGCGTGCTGTCGCTCGGCGCCGGCGACGCGCTCTTCGTGCCGCAGGGTGCGTCGGTCGGATGGGAAAGCAGCGAACGC